The genomic interval CGATGGTGAAAACCATCCAGAGGGCGATTCTGAGGTGCTGCTCCATTGTAAAGACTCGACTTTGGTTTCCTGTTGTAGATGCACTTCGGGATGCCGGTGGCTTGTGGTGCCCTCTTGTTCAGAGTGCCCATATTTAAGCAGAGAAAGAACGAGTGGGCAGAAAGGGATTGTGttaatttctctttttcctattattcatgtttcattttccccTCATCGACTGAGGAAACCACAAAGATGAGGCAGGCACAGGTGGACGCCCCCTCTGATGGTGACTCTGAAAGGTTCATAGTTGGTCCACATCGGAAGTGATAGTATTTAACTTTATTGCCACTTTATGGATAGTTTTACCTCATTAAATGTGATTGAAATAAtgacttatttatttgtttagatCAAATTTTTTCAGACACTGCTTATTTAAACTGTAAGAGTTTAACGATTTGTTGCTTGTGTGCTACAAAGACTTTATCTGTGATAAAGTTGAGCATTAGGAGAGATCTTTCTCCCCCCGATCAGAGAGGGCTGCTGGTATTTCTTCCTCTTGAACAGAAAGAGCAGTTTGCACAAACGTGTATGAaacctttttgtcttttattctcCGGGTTTTGTCTCAGCCGAAGCAGCAGCTGATCACCGCCACCGCAGAAGTTGTGTTTCTGCTCGAGTCTGTTTTACTGGCGGCAAGATTACTCAAAATCTGTGGGACTGGTTTTGATTAAACTCGGTGCAAGGATGTGACACCGGCCACGACAGAACCCGTTAGATTTGGGTGTAGATGTGGACACAGGAAGATGCAGCATATTAGCAgaggtgtataaagtacttgaaagccatactccAGTAAAAGTACCTGAAAGAGACTCcgttaaaagtaaaagtcccccgtcagaaaatgacttgagtcaaagtcttaaagtcgctcatattaaatgtacttaagtatcaaaagtatctggtgttgaaatgtacttaagtatcaaaagtgtctggtgttgaaatgttcttaagtatcaaaagtgtCTGGtgtttaaatgtacttaagtatcaagtaaaagtacaagtagcaaaattaaaaatgcaaagtgctttttataatctacacagacacaaaacaactcaAACTGTTCTCTTCAGGCTTTATTTTAActgacaaactaacaaaaatatacatatactgtacaaTTTTATAAATTTTGAACCCCAGATGCTTAGGTTCAAATAGTattggaccagtgcatctgaacttcaaGGAACAACAAAGAACCAACTCAACAGAACAAACAAATGCCTCTTGTGTCTACCAAAGATCACTAATAGAACCCAGTATAACCTCTAAACAATTCTTTAAATATCTCTCAACATGGACCTTTCACTTTCTAATCAGAAGCAGGAATGAAACACAATGCCCCTTCATGATTACTCAGCAAAAGGAAACAAGATCCAGGCACAGAAATAggatagtttctctttttttaacaatctgcaCAGTCTTTATTATTCAGACTGAATAATGAAGAGTGAACCGAACCGAGCACCTGGATCATTCTAAAGGGAACAGATGGATGGGGAATGTGCTCGCGTTGATTAAGACCCCACTccccattggatggtttagtgaggtcctctGATCGGCCCCTCCAGAGTCGGTCACGGCCCTGGCGGAGTGTCGAGAAGACGATCAGACTGGACTCTAGAGGAAGTTAAACTCGTAACAaagtttctgaaggtgaacctgcagAGGGATCATTACCGGTACAGCCTGCTCGACTCCTGTCGACCAAGGCAGcccgcgctgcccccccccgacggGCCTGCGTATCTCCGGAGGCAAGGGGGCCCGCAAGCGAGAGAGATAGCTGCGCCATGCGTAAAGGCTGCTCAAGTACTGAGACAGTTTTGAGAatataagaagtagaaagtatagaaatttgtgttgaaatgtaaaaagtcatcaggaaaagaaatgctcaagtaaagtacagatatgtgaaaaatctacttaagtacagtaacttCTTTAGTAgttacttcgttacttcccaccacagTTCCTGCAACAaaatttctgacattttcaccagTTGCTCAGGGAATCATAAAAGTATCTtgtcgggggggaaacagaCGGATTTAGGGAACTGAAATCTTGTAAATTTTTAGTAAATTGTTCTTTCAGTGGGATTAGTGGCAGTGGGACATGACCCAAGAAACAACCCTCTACATTTAGTTGTGCATCCGGATAAATAGGTTGGATTCCGATTTTCTTTTACTTACtctatctgtgtttatttgtttatctgtaagacagcaggattatgcaaaaacttcTGCATGGATAACCAGGAAACTGTGTGGAAGGATGCGGGATGGGTCGGGAAAGAACTCCTGGGATTttgctgcagatccaggaatgttttCATGCACTTTGTGAGATTTTCACTTTCATGAGGAGACTGTCAGGCCTGCGGAGGAAAACGTTTACACATTTGTTGTTGCATCAGATTATtgagcttctctgtgtgtgtgtggagatggTGTGTGATAAGGAAACAGGCAGTGTGTGCCAACAGACCGAAGCATGAGTGGCTGCAGGGAGGAGTGGCTGTCGAGTGAGTTACGtcacacacaacagaaatgAACGAAGGCTTTTTCTGCACACCCACGCCTCAGAggggaatccccccccccctctccccccctgcAGAGCGTTGGTGTTATCCCAGATATCAAAGCTAGAAGACGAGTGTCACAGTGGACACTGTCGTCACTCTATTGCTCACCGGGTTAGGTTTCAGTTTTGAGGTTTTCTCCAGGAGACACCTAATATAACCAAAGTGTGAGGATTTTGACGTTAATGCAGAGGGTGGGGAAAGTTCTATCCATGGAATTTGTCGCTGTGCGTGGGGGGGGCATCCCTGTTGTTTCCATGTTTAACTATCCATTCCTTGCCCACACATTTAAGATAGCTTTTTGGTATTAAGGTGCACGAGGGCGACTTTTAAAACCTGTTATTTGACCAGAATGTGTAACCAAGATTATCATAAAAGTAGAATTGACGTGTATTGTTGCAGACCCCGGGTTAAACTCAGATTTGATCCTGTGCACAAACAGATGCAGCTTCTTAAACTTTCttaataactttattaaagATTTTAAATCTGATTAACATTGACGCGTCCGATCCGTCCCAAACACGATGGCTCATTTAGAAGAGGACAAAATCTaaacaaagtataaaacatcTTTCTGAACCAGAACCAGTGAATTTGTCCTTTTTACAAAGTTGCTGAAAAGATTAATGGTTTATCAAGATTGTTGTCGCTGAATTCTGTGTAATTTTTAACGGATCAATTAAGAATCTTGTGAATTCAGTCAAATTTAGCTGCAGCTTAATTAACCAATACGTTTGaaacttttcttttgttaaaGTTTCTTTCCTGCGTCTGAATCATTTTATTGGTTGTAGTTGATCCGACCTTTTTAAAACCCTCTGCTCTACctggcaataaaaaaaactaaaaacctcTTCTATAAACCCAAATGCAGTGTTTGTGacagttttgtatttattcatttgcttttattttctatcgTTCTGTGTCTGCAGAGCAACGTAACGGATCAAATACAGTAAAATTGAAAGTTCCTTTGCGGCCTTTGCGTGAATCCAAGTCTCACTTCCTGTGACGCTTCTTGTGATCACGCACACGCATGTCCAGGCAATCTGTCATGTCCGACCTCTAAATGTCAGAGAACTCACCGTGTTCCACCGCACGGAAAGAATTCAAAGGGAAATTAAAGCTCTGGTTTCCGTGATACTCGGGATGTCAGCTCACCACAGGCCACCACAGGGTTGTGTCACTCAGGTAGTGGCTTGGTTGCATTGAGTcaacttttgttgtgaattatTAAACACGAGACCCTCTGCAATTGTCTTACCGCACGATTATATGATATGTTGTATATATTTTCGTCATTCACATGTTgtagttgtgttttgtttgtcttaGTGTCATATCAGACTCGGCACTCGGTGTGCTGCTCCAGAGATTATTTTAAGGAGACTCATTTATGCTCATGTATTTAGGTTTCATCAGGACCGAGGCCTTTAGGAGACAAGGAGCTAgaactagggctgcaactaacgactattctgatagtcgattagtcaccgattattgaaacgattaatcgactaatcggattatgaatgacacaaattctcaattgctattatttagcaagcagcttttaaatttagcttgaggttgttcaaggcatgtgatgactgaaaataaagacaataaagattgatacttcattaacaaaaatgtcttttaataaactttgctgaatataagggtactgtgacacaaaagcaaagacaaatcaagtttttgaccatttaaaaccaaggacaggcaaagtgttaataaaaaatattaatttaaatttaagtttccctttttactgtgaaccaagagcTGGtacttaaaataaattaaaattcaagtatccatttttcgtgttaacaaaaaaggacagggaaaataacattaataaaaacatcaacaaacgaaactacagtcttcttcagattaaatcattttgattaaaacaagacgtttgtcaggcaataggataatatttcgcttttaaactcgttaaaaaaaagtttaaaccatatttttgtaatggatgctagaatcctgcgtgcaggtatatacgtgtatatataacatctgacagaggcgagtccgcatcgtctccgttacgaagtcacacgtgactcctcctcctcaaatgtgcgtgtcctgcttccatggagaacaGGTCCGCCGcaacagatactgcaggtagtttttttcgggctgttaagagtgaagttctcccgaactttttacttcctggtgtgcgactgcgcgcggcagcggacgccgatataggtccatgttttgtcgctattgcacatgcgcgactttcagagataagaagggagcgagatggctcactcctcagctgctttcatcagcacctccggtaaaacgccgtttagttccgctgcgtggcacgagaaacacgcgctatgacgtaaccaacgaatcatcgactagtaaattcgtcggcgactattttggtcatcgatttttgtcgacgacgtcgactaatcgttgcacccctagctAGAACCAAGCGTTTCAGAccgaggctgaaaagaggaagtGCAGCAATGGATAGAAAGAGGAAAGTAGAGTGTTTTCTGGacattaaatcatttaaacctTTTCAACTAATAACACACAACACCAATAACGATAAATCTGTAACCTGACTTTACACTATCACACACAGCAAGAGATACTCACCACATGCAGGCCTTGTTCTCAGGCTCGTGAGTACGACAGCTGCCTGGCTTCCTCGTGTGTTCTGCTGGAACGTGTTTTTCTGAACGTGATCCAAGAAATGTGGGAAATGTGTACTTGATTCagttttaactttgtgtttccCACCTACAGCTTCGGTTTGTTATCGGGGGGGAAATCGAACAAGCCCCACATCAAAGCTACGCCCCTAAAACACGGATAAACTCCCGTATTCTGCCCATTATCTCATTGGCTGCAGCGTCTCTCTCCACACGTCACTGCAGTGTGTACAGTGGCAGCACGGGCAGGGAACACGCACAGTTTATTACAATCCCGCTGGGGTCACAGGCTGGGGTCACAGGCCGGGGTCACAGGCTGGGGTCACAGGCCCCAGCAAACTTTCTCCTGAGCCGTAAACCCCAAAAAACTTGCATTTCTCTATTCTTTTTAGCacagaaagtgttttttacTGTGATGTTTTGTTCTTTGCTGGACCAAACCACCCAGCAGTCTCTAATGGGTTAAAGTAGAGACCGCCGTGAGTGGTGGCAGGAATATTTTGTTCATATGTGTGAATAACATCTTGGTCGAAATCttctgactttgtgttttacCTCTGAAATCCCCTCTGTCCCCTGGGAAGTCCGCAGCAGAAGGTGTTTACACCTGACGTGCTGGCAGCTGTCATTGTGAGAGTTGTCGTGGTATTTGCTTCACCTTGTTGTTCAACACGTGTTTGTTGAAGTGTTTTTCGTGGTGTTTTCAGCCGCCACAGACTTTAACCACTTACTGCGCTTGCTGTTAACACACCTGGTGTTGAGCAATTTCTTATCTGAATTAAAATTTCAGgttgtgtatatagacttaggtttgtattgtgttgtattttaccCTTTTTTAAGGTAAGCTCTTTCTACCTTGCTTTTTATTTACATGTAACTATTGCACTGCTGAGCTGACAAGTGTCTTCTTATCATTGTGCTGTGGACCCCAGTGTTGACTTgcacacaacaaataaaacttgaaacaaTGCAAAACTTTGGGACAATGCACAAAAGTCTCAACACATCACGTCAGGGTCTGAAATCAGCCTCCGTTAGGGTGCTCTCTAGTGGTGAGTAAGGGAAGTTCAGAATTCCCAAACATACAAATAGCACACACGCAGGTTCAACTGTTCTGTTAACTTtgagttatatatattttctcttcctcttcctgtggtGTGAAGCGGATATTTGTGGATTGCAGGATTTCATGTTTTAGTTTGGAGCTGCTGGTTCTTTTAATTTCACACTGCTTTTAAAATACTGTCAAAGAGGAAAACTCACAGGATAGATCGataaaaataatgtaattaatgtaaaattatgagtctatataaatatttaagtcAATATGAATAATTTTGGTGCCATTTTATTGTGGTTTTCGACCATGCTTTGCCCTATCAGGACAGaatccctttttatttttttttatttggaccaGGATAGTCCAGTCAGCAATGTTGATATATTTACAATTTCATTATTACAACAACACACTAAAGAATAATCAAAGATTGGAAATAATCTGACAATTTCTACACCAAGCTCGAGTTTATCAATTTGccaagtaaaagaaaaatactaGTGTTTGTAGAGCAGTGGTTCAGCAGCGTATATATATACTTCAGATTCAAGTTGCAGTTTTAAGATAAAATTATAACATATTCCAAATGCAAGAGCAAATAACACAATAGGTGCATcagtaaaaatgtaataaataagaaagTATACAAtataaatcagaatcagaaatactttattgataCCAGGCTTGAAATTGTGTAAATATGATGCAATGATCAATGATGAAATGCAAACTGGATAAACAGAGTGACTGGAATTAAGATTGCACACAAAATATACTGatgatattaaaatattgaaatcccaGATTATATCAGAGTTGATCAAACCCAACCAGTAACAAGTGATGGTGATTCCAGCTCCACTGGAAGCTTTCTAAAATATCCCATAAACAAACCAAGCAAACCAAAAAATGTCATTgtcttaatttatttattatattttaaatggtaCAAATTCGGTCAATAAAATAATGTCTGTACTGAGGCCCATCATACACAGTataaatgtcattgtatacattttattctTTAAGAACTTCAACATGTTAATGAATCAACTTCCACTTGTCGAGTGAAATCGAGAAACTGCCACGTCCAGTCCACTGGGTGGCGGCAGAGCAGCTGTTCTGAAAATACATTCTTCATACGCTTGGGATTTACCTCCACTAAATAatcttaataaatatatattaaataagtTAAATACTAGTTAAAAAGTACAACATGTAGACTTGTCACTGTTTAGCATATTGTCAGCGTAGTGTGGGTCGGCGTCGTTCTTCTGTTTCTCATTTAGACTCCAGTCTGGTTAaggcctgaggaggaggaacaatatatatatttacttttagTGGCTACAGATATTAAACCACATTTGCAAAGGGTTGACATAGAAACAAAGATGTTTTAGTATTttacatataataaatataatcataatatcgataatgcattttaaaacaACTTCCTCACCTGTTGAATTAGAGACTCCAGCCTGTCTAAGAATACCGTGACGTTCACTTTAGGTTGTGAGTTGCACTCGTGGCAGGTAGTCGtctgaagggagagagggaggagaagttaACTTTGCACGCCCTCGTCTGCAGCTCTCACACGAGCGAACTCTCCAAGGTGATCGATAGTGAAACACAGCGGCGACATTTCCTCTTACCGTTTTTTTTTCTGGGGGACAGTGTTCCACAGCTTTTTTCTGAAAGGAGGGGAAAAGAAATGTGTTggttattttttacaaattcCACTTTTAGATGTTGTTTGTTTCAAGCGTCCTCGGCAGTTTACTCACAGTCAAGGGGTTTTTCAGGCTCCTCCTCAGGCTCCTCAGGGGTTTTCTTTGTATTCCTCTGGTGCCATTGAAGTGGACCTCCAGGTTGTCATGGAAGCACTGGAGGGCCGACAGGTAGCAGCAGTCCTGTGATGACACGGGGAACAGTGTGAACTTAGAGCGTAAAAAAATATCAATGTTCTTAGTTTAAAACTGCTTCtcgaaaaaagaaaacagttgaATTATTTGGTgggttttttttactttgtttactTATTGTAAACAGTTTTAAGATAAGTGCAAACAAATTTGGGgggattttttaaaatgtgctaTTTGTGTATcttgaatttaaaatatttgatttgatttaaaaaatataaaccgATACACATATACTCATCTACTGAAAATGACATTGGGACAAACTAAGGTAAAGGAGAGGACAGATCATTCAAAAGCTCTATTTTAGGAACAGTGACTTTTTGATGTTACAATTTTGCATATCATCAAAATATTTCCAAGAAAGCTGATTTTTTTCTCGTTTCATGTCATGACTTCACCATCTCAGTTGCCTTTCCACTCACATTCATGCTCAACATTTACACTTAAACTGAAACTTTAAACAACTTTCCACTATCTAAAACTGAATTTTCCTAAACATGCTttgggatgttttttttgtccgtTTCACTCGGTTGATATTACTCATCTTTTTCCAAGTGAAATGTTTGTTCGAGCATTTCCGCCAAATAACCGGTGAACGAGAGAAACATCCAGAGCAAGTGGTTTGATTCCTGAATTCTTTTATGtagtttttaatataaatatatatttatgttaagATAGTGGCTTCAGCCTCAGTCAGAAATCAGTGAGTCAGATGTCTCCTTGCACTCAGTTATGTTTGTGATGCCGTGTGAGGAAGTGTcgtggttttttttctttctactttCTGCTCGATTACTCATCACATTTCACCGAGAGTGCAACAGAAGCGCTGAGAAACTATTCTCTCGGTTTTCTCTCGGGTTGACTCACTGGAGACGGAGAGCCTGACAAGAAGGGAGGCTGATCAGAGTTTACGAGTAACGCTGCTGAAGTTATTTTCAGATGCTCTATtggtttaaatacagtttttggTTTCTATTCCATATAATTCTGCATGTTTTGTAAGTCACTAAAACGACATATTCGTGATGTGAAAGAAGCAGTTTTAAGTTGCAGGTTTGTTAAGAATGAAATTCTTATATCACCAACTCTTAGAAAAACTTAAAGCTGTTTCTCTTAatcctttttaactgaaaacagattttagcaaatacaaaatatgcTTGATTTTAGTTTTAAGTTTAAAATTTGTAGGTTGTAAATGAAGGTTGAACCATCACAGAAACCTACAGGGTGATGGATTAAATTTAAAGATATAGAAGATATACATATgtaagaaatatataataatacagaTCAACATCTGCTTTTTACCCCGACGCATTTTCTGATTTCACACTTTCATTCATCTGATGAACTCCCACAGTAACCGGCACATGACGATTCGTACCGGCAGCAAGTGGGAGAGCAACAGCAATGACTAAGCAAACCACAAATATTAGGAGGGGCAGTGACCATATTGTCGACTTTATTCTGCATCTGCTTACCTCGACATCGTGAGGTGGAGAGTTCAGCATCGTCTCGTTCTGCTGCaagaaacaagacaagaacatgGTTTTTAGTTTTAATCGTGAGTGTGGACGAGCAGAGTTGAAGTGAAAAGTGGATTTGGACTCACCATCATCTTTTTCACTTGCTCCAGCTTTTTCACTTGCCCCAGCTGGCTCCGGACCTCTTGTAATTTATACTTCTGGTCCTCCTTCTCCCCTGCGGAgcccagagagcagcagcagcagcacactgcAGCGAGGAACAGAACCACCAGCTTCATGTTGTCAGAGGCAGACGAGATAGAGATAGATCACCAAAAGTCAGATTTACTGGAAGTGTGGACTGCTGTGTCGCTTACCTTCTTATATGTATCCCTGAGGACGCAGGAAAACCACTAGTAGGGACTTGGAAACGTGCAGAAACTGGGGTGTGAGTAATGAAATTTTCTTTTCCACTGGCAGTCACCGCTACGTGATGCGAGAGTGTCGTCAAGCGGCGCGTGCGTGGGGCCTATAGATGAGCGTGCACGCCTAAACTCAGAGCAGCCGACAGGAAGCTACAGGAAGACGGCACTTCCCATTTTCACTTTGAATCATGAAGCCGCAGCTATACTGTGTCATAGGTAGAGTCTCTG from Limanda limanda chromosome 10, fLimLim1.1, whole genome shotgun sequence carries:
- the il21 gene encoding interleukin-21; amino-acid sequence: MKLVVLFLAAVCCCCCSLGSAGEKEDQKYKLQEVRSQLGQVKKLEQVKKMMQNETMLNSPPHDVEDCCYLSALQCFHDNLEVHFNGTRGIQRKPLRSLRRSLKNPLTKKAVEHCPPEKKTTTTCHECNSQPKVNVTVFLDRLESLIQQALTRLESK